GGTTGCATTGCCATTTCGGGGGGGCTTGAAGTTGCTTCCGATCGCCTGCTGAAGCTGATGAAAAAAGGCGTGACCGTCGAACAGGTCGCACGAGTGACGCATGCTTTCACTGACGCTGGCATTCTTGTGCATGCGTATCTGATGTATGGCTTTCCGACTCAGACTGTTCAGGAAACTGTGGATTCCCTGGAATACGTTCGCCAGTTGTTTGAAGAAGGGTGTATTCAGTCCGGATTCTTTCATCGGTTCACCTGCACCGTCCATTCACCGGTTGGCAAATGTCCCGATGAATATGGTGTGAAGTTGATATCGTTGCCGGAGACCACGTTTGCGAGAAATGATATCGGTTTCGTGGACCCAGTTGGTGCTGACCACGACGCAATGGGCAAGTCGCTCACGAAGGCCATCTACAACTTCATGCACGGCGTTTGCCTCGATGCCGATGTTCGCAGCTGGTTCGATCAATCCGTCCCTCGCACCACGGTGCCGCGGGACTTTATTGCCAGTGCATTAAGACGAAAATAGGCAGCCCTCCGGCGGCGACAGCAGAACTGCGCCTTCCGGAGCGCCTTTCCTTCGCTTTGCGGCTAACTGTCCGTTGTAAAACCGGGACCGGCACGCAGGACGACTGGAAACCATCGTGTTTTGAGGTCTCCTGCCCGAGCCAGTCCCGTTTTTCAACAGGGCTGTTAAGTGAACAGGCGGCGAAGTTGGTTGTCGGTTAACTGCTCGCAGACCTGACTATTCCAATTCGAATGTGTAGGTGTTCTTTGATTCGTCTTCGGATACTGTTGCCTTCAAGTCAGAAGTCTTGGGGTCGCCGTATTTTTTGGGGATGACTTCGTCGGCCTTTGATTTTTCCGGGGACGCAAACATGTCCGGAACCTCATCGGGCACATGCACCAGGGCGACGTTGTACGTTCCGGCTTTTGCACCACTGGCTGAATTTGTGGCGAGAACAAACTTGCCTTCAGAATCGGTGGTTCCTTCGGCCGCCAGTCCGGCGCCACCTTCCGGAATGAACGCGACCGAGATACTGGGCACAGGAGCCCCTTTGTATTTCACCACACCGGAAGCACTGTAAAGGGTCGGAGCGTCGCTCGCTCCGCCACCGCACCCGACAATCGATGTTAATATAGTGAGCAGGGTTGTCGTTGTGATTGACTTGCGACTAAACATGACGTGCGCACTTCTTTAGAGAGTGGGTCGGAGAAATTGTGAAGCTGAAAACCAGGAGACGCCTGCGTCTCCTGGTTTTAATCTGAGGATGGGTGTATGAATCAAGAATCTCTGGTAACGCGAGCAATAACTGACGCGAGTGGCGGAAATTCGATTCTTCTATACGGGCTGATGTCTGACCTGGTGATCAAAGGTCACCGGGAATTTCGCCGCCGCTGATGGTGCCGTAAGCTCGATAGACACCCAGATCTACATTTTCGCTGACGAATCTGGCACTGCCGTCCAGCATCGCGAAGTGACCACCACCGACGTGTCGGCTGTTAAAGCCGTAATTGTTCGGCCAGTTATTGATGGCCGGTGTCCCGGGTAGTTTCACGAAATAGTTGAGAGTGATGGCAGCCGTGGCGGTGACTGCATTGGGGTTATACCACCAGTTCCATTGCGAATAGCCAGCGAGCGCTTCGCCAGCGGCGAATGTGTTGCTTGTTCCATCGGTTACGTCCCGTACCCGGGTTGGTCCGTTGTTGCCGAGCTGGTTCGAGCACAGGTACCCATTTCCGAAGTTGAGGCCATCGCCGTTGTTGGCGTTTCTGCCGCTGGTGGAAACAACTGGATTCCATGTGGCAAGACCTGCCTGCCAGTTGCTGCCGGCACAGGCTTTGTAGTTGGTCACCGCGAAGGAATCGCCCGCCACGTGCCAGTCCGATCGTCGGTCCAGTAAACCGTTGTTATTGGTGTTGTCCGAAGGGCAGAGATAGGCACGAATGACTGTTTTTGCAATTTGCTGATTGTTGGTGTTGTTCTGGAACTTACTGATCCATGTGCCACCTGTACCGTTGAAGTCAATCTGGTTGTAAAGATTGGCCTGTTCGATGTAGGGAAGGATATGCATCATCCAGCTTTGTCCGGAGTTTGTAATCTGGTTACCGCCGGCCCCTGTGTTCGCTGGCAGTGAGCTGTTGCCAGGAAAGTTGCGCAGAGCACCATTCGTTGGGAACGTGTTGAACGTGTCGTGATAATTGTAAATGGCCAGTGCAATCTGCTTCATGTTGTTCTTGCACTGGGTTCGGCGGGCAGCCTCGCGAGCTTGTTGAACGGCTGGCAGGAGCAGGGCGATCAGGATTGCGATGATTGCAATCACGACCAAAAGTTCGATCAGTGTAAAGCCATCTCTTCGGGTGCATCGTCTCATCGGAACAACTCCTGGGATTGAGCAGCTAAGGAAAGCCCTGGCGGGGCGGAAATCACGCTACGTAGAAAGGAGGTTGCATTATTACGGCAAAGCGTCTTCACTTTATCTTCACAATTCTCCCGACGCAATTCAGGGATGGTCGCACTGCGGGGGATTTGAAAACTTGTCTAAAGGGCCGAAAGTGTGCGGAATTCCCGGATCGGTCGCGAAAACGGGGGAGCGATTGGCGCTTGTGAGATGCGCTGCGCATGGCTGACGATCTGGCAATTGCGTGCGCCGATGCGTCATCGTTTTTTGGTGGGACAGCGGTGAAAAGAGGTTTCAGTCGCTGGTCAACAGCAGCAATCGCAATCCATTCAGGCAAACCAGAACAGTACTTCCTTCATGGCCAACCACACCAACGGGAAGCGGCAGGTTAAAGCCCAGTGCCGCCGCGATCAGAAGCACGATGACCAGCCCGGCAAACGTCAGGTTCTGTCGAAGAACTCGTTGTGACTTGCGGGCCAGCGTCTGCAGAAGTGCGATGTTTTCAAGCTTGTCACCCATCAGAACAATGTCTGCTGTTTCCATCGCAATGTCGGTCCCGGCTGCTCCCATGGCAACGCCAAGGTCAGAGGCGGCGAGCGCCGGGGCATCGTTGACTCCGTCGCCGATCATCATCACGCGACCTTGTTGTTTGAGTTCGCGAATGGCGTTGACTTTGTCTTCCGGAAGCAGGTCGGCCCTTACGTCGTCCACCCCGGCTTCTTCTCCGATGGCTTCGGCGACTGGCAATTGATCTCCCGTTAACATGACGACGCGTTTGACGCCAACGCGATGCAGATCCTCCACCAGTTTCCGTGCTTCCGGTCGCAATGTGTCGGCCATGACCAGAACCGCTTTCGCCACAACCCGATCCTGTTCTGCAACGCCCAGCCAGACGCAGGTCTTTCCGCGCGCTTGCAGGGGCGACGAGGACGAAAACAATTCGGCCATTCCATCGGCTTCTGCTTCGCGAAACATTCGCTCGCTGCCCACGATGTAACGCGTCCCGGCGATAACGGCTTCGGCTCCCTTACCGGTGGTAGACTGGAATTCGGATGCGGGCACCAGTTCGATTGCATGTTCGTTTGCACTTCGAACAATGGCTGTGGCGAGTGGATGTTCGGAACGTGCTTCGAGCGATGCTGCTGCGGCCAGCAGGTGACGAACATCTTCTGACAGGGGCGCTCCCGATTCTTCAGACATCATCACGTGTACGCCCGTCGCGGTGACCATGTCAGTAAGTGCAGGGCGACCTACGGTCAGCGTTCCTGTCTTATCGATGGCAACGATGTCAATCTGTGCGGCACGTTCCAGATGGGATCCACCTTTAATCAGAATGCCTCTTCGAGCGGCGCCGCCGATAGCAGACAAAACTGTCGCGGGAGTGCTGATGACCAAAGCACATGGGGACGCAACCACCATGATTGTCATCGCGCGGTAAAATGCTTCGGAGAAAGGCTGCTTCCAAAGGAGCCAGGGGACTGCAAAGACCAGGACAGTGAAGGCAATGACGCCGGTGGCATAGTACTGTTCCGCCTGTTCGAGAAACTGCTGAGTACCTGATTTTTCGGCCTGAGCTTCCGCGACAAGTTTGACCATACGGGAGAGAGTAGAATCTTCGGCTCGACGGTTGACGCGGATTTCGAGACCACCACTCTGATTGAGCGTACCTGCAAAAAGGGTATCGCCGGAAGACTTGCTGACCGGCATGGATTCGCCGGTCAGCGACGATTCATCGACACTGCTGTTGCCTTCACTGACGACTCCGTCCACCGGAATATATTCCCCTGGTCGCACGATGACGATGTCGTCAATCTGCAGGTCTTCAACAGAAACTACTTCATTGCCGGATTCACTTTTCCGCAGCGCGGTTTCCGGACGCAGGGTCAGCAATGCTTCGATGGCGCGTTGAGTGCGTTCCATCGCGTAACGTTGCAGTACGTTCGAAAAAGCAAACAGAAACAGGAGCAGGGCACCTTCGAACGGAGCCCCCACAATGGCGGCTCCGATGGCGGCCAGCACCATCAGCACATCGACATCCAGAACACGTTCGCGCAGGGAGGCCAAAGCGGACCGGACACCCTGTTGCCCGTTAAAAATATATGCAACGCAATAGAGGATCCACGTCGCCGTGGTCATCCCGATTCGATAATCAACGGTCGCTGCCGTGACGAGCGCGATGAAGCCAATTGCGCAGGAGACTTCTTCGTTCAGTTGACCTGAGCGAAGTTTGTCCACAAAGCCTGCACGAGCCCCGGATCGGAATGAGGATTCGAACGACTTAACGTTCGCTCCCGTCTGTTTGATTCCTTCGATTACCCGATCATTTGTTGTCTGTTGAGCGTCAAAGGTCAACGTCAGAACTCGCCCCAGATAGGTAGCGACGGCTCTGCGGACGCCCGGAATCTGCTGCACTCGTCCCCCCAGTCGATTCGCACTGGCTTCGCTGCCTGCACCTTCCAGCCGGAGTGTGAGTTTGTGGATAGCCGAAGTGACCTCGCCCATGTGTTCGTTGACAAGGTAGCGAACGTCATCTTCTGAAAGCCTGGCAGGGTCATAGGCGATCTGCAGGCCCTCCGCATTTGGCGTCGGCTGAATATCGACGATCCCCCGATGATCCTGCAGGGAATGGTCGCTTTGCAGGGAGGGTGGATGCAGCGGATCTTTTTCTTTTGACGTCATTCAGTTGGCTCAGTTAAGCGACACTTGAAACGAACAGGATCTGAACTGTATGCCCCGGCAACTTCGCTTGCCACCTTGGCCCGTCCGGTCCGGTTGACTGGTGCCCGGCGGAATATGGCATGGTGTTTCTCGCCTGATGGTTCAGGATCAGGGAAAACTGCCGTTGAAAATGCGGAATGAGTCCCGCAACGTGGTTTCGTGTTGCAGACCGCGTGAATGTCTTGTGCATCGCCCCCGGCGATTGCCGGCATTCCGGGGTTACTTCAGACGCTGTTGCGGTGACCCCAGCTGCGTTCGAGACGTTCCGTCAGTTTCTCCGGATATCAACACTGGCACTATGGGCTGTCAGGCCTTCTTTGTCTGCGATTAGTCGGACCCGATCGGCATCGGCCTCCAGGGCGGCCTTATCGTACTGAATTACCGAGCTGCGTTTCAGAAAGTCTGTAGCCGCAAGGCCGTTGGCGAAGCGAGCCGTTCCTCCAGTGGGCAGGACGTGGGATGGACCGGCGATGTAGTCACCCAGAGCAACCGGAGTGTAATGGCCCATAAAAATGGCCCCGGCATTCTGGATCTGGCCGAGCATTCGTTCGGCGTCGTCCATGGAAATGTGCAGGTGCTCGGGAGCGAGTAAGTCTGTCAATTCTGCTGCTTCGTGTTCACTGCGGGCCAGAATCAGCGCGCCGTATTCTTCGAGGCTCTGGCGAGCAAGATCACCGCGGGGCAGCAGGGCGAGCTGACGTTCGAGTGCGGTTTGGACCTGCTGGATGAGAGGTTCGTGCCAGGTAATCAGGACACCGGACCCGGGGCTGTGTTCGGCCTGGGAGATCAAATCGGCTGCGATAAATTCCGGGTTGGCTGTTTCATCCGCCAAAACGATGACTTCGCTTGGTCCGGCGATGCTGTCAATGTCGACATCACCAAAAACGTGCTGCTTCGCGAGGGCCACAAACAGGTTGCCGGGGCCGACAATCTTGTCGACGCGGTTCAGACCTGCAACGCCATACGCCATGGCTGCAACAGCCTGCGCGCCTCCCACGCGGTAGATTTCCGTCACTCCGATTGTATGACACGTTGCCAGCATATCGATGTTGTAGCCACCAAAGTCTGTGGGCGGCACCACGATGGCAATCTCTTTCACTCCCGCCGTCATTGCAGGCACCGCGGTCATCAGCACGGTGGACGGATATGCGGCGGCTCCCCCCGGGACACAAATGCCCACTCGCTTCATGGGAAGGTGTCGCTGGCGCAGTTCAACAGTGCCGTTGCCGGTCGTGCGGATAACATGTGCATCCTGCGGAAGAACGGCCTGCTGAAATTCCGTGATATTGTCCCGGATATGGCGGACGGTTTCGATGAATGCAGGATCAGCCTTTCTGGCAGCATCTTCGAGTTCCTCCGGGGTGACTCGGATGGTTTCTGCCGTCAGTTGTTTGCGATCGAGCTTCTCTGTGTACCTGAGTAAAGCGTCAATCCCGTCCGTTCGTACGTCTTCGCAAATGCGTTTGACAACTTCACGGGGACTCAGCGCTTCGCCGAAAAGCTGGATGGTTCGTTGTCTGCCGGCTTCGGAAACAACGTCACCTCGAGGGCTGAGCTTCTCGCGCAGCTGATGAAACATTGCTGTCGCGTCGCCATTGCGACAGTCGATTGTGTTGATTTGAATCGGTGACATAATCGGTCGTGGGAAAAGTATGTTCAGAGAATGCAGGATTTTTGGCAGTCTACTTTCCTATTTGAACGGATTCTGGCGATGCTCACCACGATTCCGAGTCATTGAATGCGTGTGTCGTCAGAATTAAAGTGTCGACGCCAGAATTGAGATTCCCGGGAGTTTGATTTGTGGCAATCATACTATCCGTCATTGACCTGTGAATTTAATCGCCGGGATCCACGACCCGGCAGAAAGTATCCCTGTGAATCCTGAGGCGACAAAGCCCATCGACCTGCGAAGTGACACGGTGACGAAGCCGTCGGCGGCTATGCGATGGGCCATGCTGACTGCCGAAGTCGGCGATGATATGCTCGGAGAAGATCCGACGGTCAATCAGCTGGAGGCCAGGATTGCGGAAATGTGTGGCAAGCAGGCGGCCGTTTTCGTTTGCTCCGGGACTCAGGCAAATCAGGTGGCTGTTCGAGTTCATTGTCGGCCAGGCGACGAATTGTTGATCAACGAAACGGGGCACATCGCCAATTTTGAAGCGGGTGGCGCGGCGGCCTTAAGTGGTGTAACGGTGAGGACGATCCAGGCAGAGCAGGGTCGGCTGGACGTCGACCAACTCAAGGGGCGTATCCGTTCGAATGATCAGCATTACGGCCGAACGAAGCTTGTCTGCCTCGAAAATACGACGAATCTGGGCGGTGGTGTATCGTATTCCCTGCCGCACCTGCGCCGCGTTTCGGAATGGGCGCGATCTCATGGTCTCCGCCTGCACCTGGATGGGGCTCGTGTTTTTAACGCGGTTGTTTCACAGGGATACGCTCTGGCTGACGTATGCGAATGCTTTGATACCATTTCCATCTGCTTTTCCAAGGGACTTGGCTGCCCGATGGGATCCGTCGTCGTTGGAAGTCATGACGATATTTTTGAATCGAGACGCGTACGGAAACTGTTCGGTGGTGCGATGCGGCAGGCTGGTTTCGCTGCTGCTGCGGCCCTTTACGCGCTGGATCACAATATTCATCGGCTGACTGACGATCATGAAAATGCGAAAACTCTCGGGCACCTCCTTCAGCAGATTCCGGGAATGACGGTCGAAACGGAAACCCTGGAAACGAATCTCGTTTACTTTTCCGTAGATCCTTCCTTCGGTTCGGCTGTGCAGATGGTCGCTGCCCTGCAGAAAGCCGGCGTACTATTGTTTCCGATGGGGGGGCAGAGGATGAGAGCCGTCACACATCTGAATGTTTCTGCCGAAGATATGCATCGCACTGCAGACATCTTGCGCCAGTGTCTTGCTGACGGAATCAGCGACCAGCCCTTAACGACGTCCGGGCCCTACGAAAAATGAGTGACACTTCCCCATTGATTGATCCGGTGTCAGCGAGTACTGATGCCATCAGCGAAATCGCCAATCGTCTTGTTGACAGGCTGGCAGGCTACGGTCCCGTTGCCGTCGCGTTTTCGGGGGGTGTGGACAGCGCAGTTGTCGCAAAGGCGGCTGTTCTGGCTTTGGGAGATCGATGTGTCGCGGTAACAGCCGTCAGTCCCAGTCTTGCCGAATCGGATCGCAAATTGGCTGTTCAGACAGCAAGAGAACTGAGCATCAGGCATGTCGAATTCAGTACCAATGAATTCGATCGCGTGGAGTATCGGGCGAACGCTGGCAATCGCTGCTTCTACTGCAAAGACACTTTGTACTCGCTGACGGCGGCCCGTTTGCAGCAATTACAAGTGGGCGGTATCGTCAATGGGGCCAATGTTGACGACCTTGGTGATCATCGTCCGGGCATGATGGCCGCACGTGAACACCATGTGCGAAGCCCACTGATTGAAGAGGGGATTGATAAAGCCACGGTTCGTGCTCTGGCCCGATACTGGCAATTGGATGTTGCAGAAAAACCTGCGTCGCCGTGTCTGGCCAGTCGGATTGCTTACGGTGTCGAGGTCACTGCTGAACGAGTGGCGCGTGTTGAAAAGGCCGAAGCATTTCTGCGTGATTTGGTTGGCAACGTGGAATTGCGAGTTCGATGTGAGCCCAACGAGATAGCTCGCATCGAAATTCCTCTCGACCAGCTTCATCGACTGACGACACCTGATTGTCGGGGTCAAGTCACCACCTGTCTGCGATCGCTGGGCTTTCGCGCGGTGACTCTGGATCTGGACGGATTTCGTTCGGGGAATCTGAATGACGCGCTGCCTCTGGTACAGTTGCAGACGGGGCGCGTTGAGAACAGGGAAGCGTAAGTTGAGATCGTTCAGCCTGTAATGTCATACGTTAGCTGCGCCTTTGAGAAATCCGGCCGTGCAGAAGTCCATTGATGGGTTGTTCTGCCTGAATCTTTTCAATCGCTCAGCATCGTCCAGGTGCCAAACGTGGCCGCTTGTCCGATTACGCAGCCGCGATCGTCGACAACATTCCAGACGACTGCATTTTCAATCTGAAAACGCTGACCCGTCGATGAGATGCGGATCCCGGAATAATTGTCGATATAGCCATCGGAGCGTGTCCGTGCCAAAAGCCGCTCGCGTTCATCACGATGGATTGGTTCTGCTGTTTTACGCGAAGGTGTCCCGATGAATTCCTCAATCGTCATTTGCCACAATCGCAATGCACTGAGGTTTCCGTAATTCAGCAATGGATCTGTTTCTGTGCCGTGAGCTACGACGACAAACGGCGACTTGTACAACCGTTCTGCATCCTCTTCGGGATGTGTCCGTTCGATCAGTTCACTGCCGATCCATCGTTTCCAGGAGTCCAGCAGCTGTGTCGTACGCAGGGTCCATTCCGGCGAATTCCAAATTGCAGTCATGTTTGGTCTTCTCGCAATTCGCTACACGCGTGGCTTTTCGATGTTGCCAAGTTGGTTTAAGTCGGATTGTCTCTGTTGAAGAGCAGATTCGATTGCCGCCTCGGATGTCGAATCAAGAACGCGGTCGCCAGCCTTTGCTGTTTCCATAATCTGGTGGGGACGTCGAGCTCCGACAATAGCAGAGGTGACTTCCGGGCGTCGCAATACCCACGCGATTGATAATTCAGGAATTGTCCATCCCAGACTGTCCGCAATTGTTTGTAAACGATCGACGAATGCGAGATTGACTTCCAGTTGAGGCGACTGGAACCGCGGGTCACGCGAACGATGGTCCTTTTCGGAAAGCGTCGCAACACGGTCTGCTGTAAAAGTACCCGTGAGAAGGCCTTTTCCCATGGGACTGTAACATACGACTCCTGTATTCTGCTGGTGACAAAAACCCAGCAGACTTTCTTCAACGTCGCGAGCGATCATGCTGTAAGGCGGTTGCAGAGTCGCGACGGGGTGAATGGCTTGCAGCCGCTGTAGCTGACTGACACTATGATTTGAAACTCCGATATGTCGGACTTTGCCCTGTGACTTCAGATCGACAAGTGTTTGCCAGCCTTCTTCGATCTCTTCATCCGGCTCCGGCCAGTGCATTTGATAGAGGTCGATGCATTCGACGTTCAGACGTTTCAGGCTGGCCTCACATTCAGCAATGATGCTGTTGCGGCGCAGGCATTTTCCTATTTCTCCTCCTCCCGAATTCGTTCGACCGCACTTGGTTGCGATGAGTGGCTTCTCAGTGGCAGGGATTTGCCTGAGAGCCTGACCTACCAGTGTTTCACTGTGGCCAAGTCCATAAACCGCTGCGGTATCGATCCAGTTGATGCCCTGTTTAACGGCTTCAATGATGGTTTCGATCGCTTCTGTTTCGTCCTGATCACCCCACCCGAACTTCCAGTCGCCGCCACCAATCGCCCAGGTGCCGAGACCGATAACGCTGAGCTCCAGATCAGATTCTCCAACTCGTCGAAACTGCATGGCGTGCCTTTCTGAGATCATTTTCCTGTTCGCGGCGCTCTCATCGAAAATGAGGGGTGCCGTTGCGTGCCTGAAACCTGATTGTGGCGTTCGTGTCCGGCGATCATGAGCCGGAGTGCGCCGTGTTGATCAATGACTGTTGTGCTGGGACTGTATTCTGCGGAGAGGGAATTATCCCGCTTTCTGCCGCAGCCGTCGTTGCGCGGCGATTCTCTTGTAGGCTTCATCGGCCAGAACACCCAGCAGGATGACAGAACCGATGATAGCGTATTCGAGTGTTCCTGAAATCTTGAGAAGCATGATCAGATTGTTGAGTACCTGCATCACCGCCGTTCCGATCACCACGCCGACGATGGAACCTTCGCCGCCACGCAGACTACATCCGCCCAGTACAGCAGCAGCGATCGCGTAGAGCTCGAAGAAGTTGCCGAAACTGGAAGGAGAAATCGAACTGGAATCGAGTGAAAACAACATTCCGCCGACGGCCGCCATTGATGTGCAGATGACGTAGGCAATCAGAGTCACTCTTCCTGTGTTGATGCCGCTGAATCGCGCGGCCTCTTCATTGCGACCAAGTGCAAGCAGATATCGCCCCCAGATCGTTCGGCCGAGAAAAACCGCAGCAACCGTGCCGATGATCACGAGAAAGAATAGAGGGTAGGGCAGCCCGAACACCATCTGACCATTGTGGGTGACGATGGGAAGTCGACCCGTGGCGACTGTACCGAGTGAAGACGAAAACTCTCCGAAGCCTGCCGGGTTGTCACTGGTCAGCCATCTGGAGAGACCCCGATAAATCAGCAGTCCGCAGAGTGTGACGACGAAAGGCTGAAGCCGCGCGCGAGTAATGAGCAGTCCGTGAATAAGCCCCAGTGTGGCAGCAATTGCCAGCACGCTCAGGATCGCCACAGGAATAGACATTCGTTGGTGTCGATGCATTGGAATGGCGACGCAGTCGTTCGTGATCCGGTCTCCGGGATCATTTCGAAGAGAATAAACGGTTGTGCCCCCCTTGACTTCAACGGCTGTAACTTCCTGTGTGCTCAGGCCCGAGGCGATACCGACCAGGTTGATCTGATCCTGGAGTTTGATGGTGTGTGTCCGGCTGTCGGTTTTGCCCAGTATCACCGTTGCTGCTTTCTTTCCCTCTTCCCGGGTTGCTGAGATTACGGGAATTGTGGGAGTCAGTTCGCCCTGAGTTTCATCTCGCGATGGAGCTTCTTTCGTTGTGATTGACCATTGGCTTCCGGTCTGGTTAATTGCTTCGATGGTGAACAGAATCGACTTGCTTCTTCCACCCGAATAGCGCACGCGGTCGCCGGGGGAGAGACTGCTCGCATCTCCCGAGACGACGATTGTGTGGGCTGCCGCATTCACATCAGAGACGCTGAACTGTTCTGCCGGGTGATAGTCGACCTGCAGAAACATTGCCAGAAGGACGCCGGACAGGCACACGGTCGATCCAATCGACAGGTCGATCCCACCGGTAATGATCACGAACGCGACGCCGATTCCAAGGATACCATAGAGCGACGTGCGGCTCAGCAGATTCTGGATGTTACCCGGTTGCAGAAACAGCGACGACTTGATGTTCCACCACGGATCGGATGTTGCGAGCGTCATGAACGTACACAACGCCACCAGCAACATGAAAATTCCAAACAGTTTACCCTTCATTCTGTACTCTCAATTTCATTCCTGGTGAGGACAAATGCGTTTGAAGTCCTGGATTCGATTGTCAGTTGTTCATTCAACAGACCTGCCCCGACTTACAGCAACACGATTCACACCTCGCAGTTTCGCTTCTGAAACCGCACATTCGTTTGTCAGCCAGAGGCGGATTCGGATGTCGATTATTGTGTTGCACGGCCCGAGTCCGTTGCCAACTTCATGATTTTTTCTTCAGTGAGCTCGTCGCGCTGTAACTCCCCAGTGATTCGGCCTTCGTGCATGACAAGAGATCGATCACTCATCCCGATGATTTCTTCAAGTTCGCTGCTGACAAACAGGATTGCCATTCCTTCACCGGCAAGTTCGTCCATCAGGTGATAGATCTCCTGCTTGGCACCCACGTCAATACCTCTGGTGGGTTCGTCAAGCAGGAGGATTCCGGGTTTCATGGCCAGCCATTTGCCGATGACAACTTTTTGCTGATTACCCCCGGAAAGGTTCAGGACAAGCTGTTCATCATTTGGCATCCGGACACGCAGACGCTGTGTCATCTCGGCCGATTGCTGTTGTTCTACTGTGAAATTCAGAAATCCGGCTGTGGCATGATCGTGTAGAGATGCCAGTCCGATGTTCTGTCGAATGGCCATTTCAAGGATAACCCCCTGTTGCTTGCGGTCTTCCGGGACCAATGCGACGCCTGCAGCGATCGCATCCTGAGGGCTTTG
This sequence is a window from Planctomycetaceae bacterium. Protein-coding genes within it:
- a CDS encoding ABC transporter permease, which codes for MKGKLFGIFMLLVALCTFMTLATSDPWWNIKSSLFLQPGNIQNLLSRTSLYGILGIGVAFVIITGGIDLSIGSTVCLSGVLLAMFLQVDYHPAEQFSVSDVNAAAHTIVVSGDASSLSPGDRVRYSGGRSKSILFTIEAINQTGSQWSITTKEAPSRDETQGELTPTIPVISATREEGKKAATVILGKTDSRTHTIKLQDQINLVGIASGLSTQEVTAVEVKGGTTVYSLRNDPGDRITNDCVAIPMHRHQRMSIPVAILSVLAIAATLGLIHGLLITRARLQPFVVTLCGLLIYRGLSRWLTSDNPAGFGEFSSSLGTVATGRLPIVTHNGQMVFGLPYPLFFLVIIGTVAAVFLGRTIWGRYLLALGRNEEAARFSGINTGRVTLIAYVICTSMAAVGGMLFSLDSSSISPSSFGNFFELYAIAAAVLGGCSLRGGEGSIVGVVIGTAVMQVLNNLIMLLKISGTLEYAIIGSVILLGVLADEAYKRIAAQRRLRQKAG
- a CDS encoding aldo/keto reductase, yielding MQFRRVGESDLELSVIGLGTWAIGGGDWKFGWGDQDETEAIETIIEAVKQGINWIDTAAVYGLGHSETLVGQALRQIPATEKPLIATKCGRTNSGGGEIGKCLRRNSIIAECEASLKRLNVECIDLYQMHWPEPDEEIEEGWQTLVDLKSQGKVRHIGVSNHSVSQLQRLQAIHPVATLQPPYSMIARDVEESLLGFCHQQNTGVVCYSPMGKGLLTGTFTADRVATLSEKDHRSRDPRFQSPQLEVNLAFVDRLQTIADSLGWTIPELSIAWVLRRPEVTSAIVGARRPHQIMETAKAGDRVLDSTSEAAIESALQQRQSDLNQLGNIEKPRV